One stretch of Streptomyces sp. R21 DNA includes these proteins:
- a CDS encoding arylamine N-acetyltransferase: MNSAQVDAYLRRIGVAHPAWPTADVLRELHLRHLQTVPFENLSIHLGEEIVLEEDRLLDKVVGARRGGFCYELNGAFGALLGSLGFDVTLLAGRVYGEEGRLGIPYDHLALRVRTVDGGDWLTDIGFGAHSHYPLAFGERGEQTDPGGTFRVVEAGPDAAGVRGAGGTRGAEDLDVFRDGKPQYRLETRPRALGDFAAGAWWHSTSPVSHFTRSLVCSRVTEDGGRITLSGRSLTVTAADGTKEVSELAGDEDVLTVYRERFGIEVGRVPEVRKL; encoded by the coding sequence ATGAATTCCGCACAGGTTGATGCCTACCTTCGCCGTATCGGGGTCGCACACCCCGCGTGGCCCACCGCCGATGTGCTGCGCGAGCTGCACCTCCGCCACCTGCAGACCGTGCCGTTCGAGAACCTGTCGATCCATCTGGGTGAGGAGATCGTGCTGGAGGAGGACCGGCTGCTGGACAAGGTGGTGGGCGCGCGCAGGGGCGGCTTCTGCTACGAACTGAACGGCGCGTTCGGGGCGTTGCTCGGGTCCTTGGGATTCGACGTGACGCTCCTCGCGGGGCGGGTCTACGGCGAGGAGGGGCGCCTCGGGATTCCGTACGACCATCTCGCGCTGCGGGTGCGGACGGTGGACGGGGGTGACTGGCTGACCGACATCGGGTTCGGGGCGCACAGCCACTATCCGCTGGCCTTCGGGGAGCGGGGCGAACAGACGGACCCTGGTGGGACGTTCCGGGTCGTCGAAGCGGGGCCGGACGCGGCGGGCGTGCGGGGGGCCGGCGGGACGCGCGGGGCCGAGGACCTGGACGTGTTCCGGGACGGCAAGCCGCAGTACCGACTGGAGACGCGGCCGCGGGCGCTCGGGGATTTCGCGGCCGGGGCCTGGTGGCACAGCACGTCTCCGGTGTCGCACTTCACACGGTCGCTGGTCTGCTCGCGGGTCACGGAGGACGGAGGACGGATCACGCTCAGTGGCCGCAGTCTCACGGTGACGGCTGCCGACGGGACGAAGGAGGTGTCGGAACTGGCCGGGGACGAGGACGTGTTGACGGTCTACCGGGAGCGCTTCGGGATCGAGGTGGGCCGGGTGCCGGAGGTGCGGAAGCTGTAG
- the holA gene encoding DNA polymerase III subunit delta, with product MAKKTAHDDPLAPVTLAVGQEDLLLDRAVQEVVAAARAADADTDVRDLASDQLQPGTLAELTSPSLFAERKVVVVRNAQDLSADTIKDVKAYLGAPAEEITLVLLHAGGAKGKGLLDAARKEGAREVACPKMTKAADRLAFVRGEFRVLGRSATPEACQALVDSIGSDLRELASAVSQLVADVEGTIDEAVVGRYYTGRAEASSFTVADRAVEGRAAEALEALRWSLATGVAPVMITSALAQGVRAIGKLSSARGGRPADLARELGMPPWKIDRVRQQMRGWTPDGVAVALRAVADADAGVKGGGDDPAYALEKAVVAVARAARAGGRA from the coding sequence ATGGCCAAGAAGACTGCACATGACGACCCCCTCGCCCCCGTCACGCTTGCCGTGGGCCAGGAGGACCTCCTGCTCGACCGTGCCGTGCAGGAGGTGGTGGCCGCCGCCCGGGCCGCCGACGCCGACACGGACGTACGTGATCTGGCCTCGGACCAGTTGCAGCCCGGCACGCTTGCCGAGCTGACGAGTCCGTCGCTCTTCGCCGAGCGCAAGGTCGTGGTCGTACGCAATGCACAGGATCTGTCGGCCGACACGATCAAGGATGTGAAGGCGTACCTGGGCGCACCGGCCGAGGAGATCACCCTCGTGCTGCTGCACGCGGGTGGGGCCAAGGGCAAGGGGCTGCTCGATGCCGCGCGCAAGGAGGGGGCGCGGGAGGTGGCGTGTCCCAAGATGACGAAGGCGGCGGACCGGCTGGCGTTCGTGCGGGGCGAGTTCCGGGTGCTCGGGCGGTCGGCCACGCCCGAGGCGTGCCAGGCGCTCGTCGACTCCATCGGGAGTGATCTGCGGGAGCTGGCGTCCGCCGTGTCCCAGCTGGTCGCGGACGTCGAGGGGACGATCGACGAAGCCGTCGTCGGGCGGTACTACACCGGGCGGGCCGAGGCCTCCAGCTTCACGGTCGCCGACCGGGCGGTCGAGGGGCGGGCGGCGGAGGCGCTGGAGGCTCTGCGGTGGTCCCTGGCGACCGGGGTCGCGCCCGTGATGATCACCAGTGCGTTGGCGCAGGGGGTGCGGGCGATCGGGAAGCTGTCCTCCGCGCGTGGGGGACGTCCGGCGGATCTCGCTCGTGAGCTGGGGATGCCGCCGTGGAAGATCGATCGGGTCCGGCAGCAGATGCGGGGGTGGACTCCGGACGGGGTCGCTGTCGCCCTGCGGGCGGTCGCCGATGCCGATGCCGGGGTCAAGGGAGGCGGGGACGATCCCGCGTACGCCCTGGAGAAGGCTGTGGTTGCCGTTGCCCGCGCTGCGCGGGCCGGGGGACGGGCGTAG
- the rpsT gene encoding 30S ribosomal protein S20 — MANIKSQIKRNKTNEKARLRNKAVKSSLKTAIRKAREAAAAGDVEKATEYTREASRKLDKAVSKGVIHKNQAANKKSALASKVVSLKG; from the coding sequence GTGGCGAACATCAAGTCCCAGATCAAGCGGAACAAGACGAACGAGAAGGCGCGCCTGCGCAACAAGGCCGTCAAGTCGTCGCTCAAGACCGCGATCCGCAAGGCCCGTGAGGCTGCTGCCGCGGGTGACGTCGAGAAGGCCACCGAGTACACGCGCGAGGCTTCGCGCAAGCTCGACAAGGCTGTCTCGAAGGGCGTCATCCACAAGAACCAGGCCGCCAACAAGAAGTCGGCGCTTGCTTCGAAGGTCGTCTCCCTCAAGGGCTGA
- the lepA gene encoding translation elongation factor 4, with protein sequence MPATPNTAPEPSRTDPARIRNFCIIAHIDHGKSTLADRMLQLTGVVDQRQMRAQYLDRMDIERERGITIKSQAVRLPWAPTEDPGTTHILNMIDTPGHVDFTYEVSRSLAACEGTVLLVDAAQGIEAQTLANLYLAMENDLKIIPVLNKIDLPAAQPEKFSEELANLIGCQPEDVLKVSAKTGIGVDALLDRVVRDVPAPVGVKDAPARAMIFDSVYDSYRGVVTYVRVIDGQLNKRERIKMMSTGATHELLEIGVSSPEMTSADGLGVGEVGYIITGVKDVRQSKVGDTITTLNKGATEALGGYKDPKPMVFSGLYPLDGSEYPDLREALDKLQLNDAALVYEPETSAALGFGFRVGFLGLLHLDVIRERLEREFNLELIATAPNVVYRVIMEDGKEHTVTNPSEFPEGKIDKVFEPVVRATILAPSEFIGSIMELCQTRRGTLLGMDYLSEDRVEIRYTLPLAEIVFDFFDNLKSKTRGYASLDYEPTGEQDAQLVKVDILLHGDRVDAFSAVTHRDAAYAYGVRLVAKLRELIPRQAFEIPIQAAIGSRVIARETIRAIRKDVLAKCYGGDISRKRKLLEKQKEGKKRMKMVGSVEVPQEAFIAVLSSDDSGGSAKGKK encoded by the coding sequence GTGCCCGCGACCCCTAACACTGCGCCCGAGCCGAGCCGTACCGACCCGGCTCGGATCCGCAATTTCTGCATCATCGCGCACATCGACCACGGCAAGTCCACGCTCGCCGACCGGATGCTCCAGCTGACCGGAGTGGTCGACCAGCGGCAGATGCGTGCTCAGTACCTCGACCGCATGGACATCGAGCGCGAGCGCGGCATCACGATCAAGTCCCAGGCGGTCCGGCTGCCCTGGGCTCCCACCGAGGATCCGGGCACCACCCACATCCTCAACATGATCGACACTCCCGGGCACGTCGACTTCACGTACGAGGTGTCGCGGTCCCTCGCCGCCTGCGAGGGCACGGTCCTCCTCGTCGACGCGGCTCAGGGCATCGAGGCGCAGACCCTCGCCAACCTCTACCTGGCGATGGAGAACGACCTCAAGATCATCCCCGTACTGAACAAGATCGACCTGCCGGCCGCCCAACCGGAGAAGTTCTCCGAGGAGCTCGCCAATCTCATCGGCTGCCAGCCCGAGGATGTGCTGAAGGTCTCGGCGAAGACCGGCATCGGCGTGGACGCGCTGCTGGACCGGGTGGTCCGCGATGTCCCGGCCCCGGTCGGCGTCAAGGATGCCCCCGCCCGCGCGATGATCTTCGACTCGGTCTACGACTCGTACCGGGGCGTAGTCACCTACGTCCGTGTCATCGACGGTCAGCTCAACAAGCGCGAGCGCATCAAGATGATGTCCACCGGCGCCACCCACGAGCTTCTTGAGATCGGCGTCTCGTCCCCCGAGATGACGTCGGCTGACGGCCTCGGTGTCGGCGAGGTGGGCTACATCATCACCGGTGTGAAGGACGTCCGTCAGTCCAAGGTCGGTGACACGATCACCACCCTGAACAAGGGCGCCACCGAGGCTCTCGGGGGATACAAGGACCCCAAGCCGATGGTCTTCTCCGGCCTCTATCCGCTGGACGGCTCGGAGTACCCCGATCTCCGCGAGGCGCTGGACAAGCTCCAGCTCAACGACGCCGCCCTGGTCTACGAGCCGGAGACCTCCGCGGCCCTCGGCTTCGGCTTCCGCGTCGGTTTCCTCGGCCTGCTCCACCTCGACGTGATCCGTGAGCGCCTGGAGCGCGAGTTCAACCTCGAACTCATCGCCACCGCGCCCAACGTGGTCTACCGCGTGATCATGGAGGACGGGAAGGAGCACACGGTCACCAACCCGAGCGAGTTCCCCGAGGGCAAGATCGACAAGGTCTTCGAGCCGGTCGTCCGGGCCACGATCCTCGCGCCCAGCGAGTTCATCGGCTCGATCATGGAGCTCTGCCAGACCCGTCGCGGCACCCTCCTCGGCATGGACTATCTCTCCGAGGACCGCGTCGAGATCCGCTACACGCTCCCCCTCGCCGAGATCGTCTTCGACTTCTTCGACAACCTGAAGTCCAAGACCCGCGGTTACGCCTCCCTGGACTACGAGCCCACCGGCGAGCAGGACGCCCAGCTGGTGAAGGTCGACATCCTGCTCCACGGCGACCGGGTCGACGCCTTCTCCGCCGTCACCCACCGGGACGCCGCCTACGCGTACGGCGTACGGCTCGTCGCCAAGCTGCGCGAGCTGATCCCGCGCCAGGCCTTCGAGATCCCCATCCAGGCGGCCATCGGCTCCCGGGTGATCGCCCGCGAGACCATCCGCGCCATCCGCAAGGACGTCCTCGCCAAGTGCTACGGCGGTGACATCTCCCGTAAGCGGAAGCTGCTGGAGAAGCAGAAGGAAGGCAAGAAGCGGATGAAGATGGTGGGCTCTGTGGAGGTTCCGCAAGAGGCCTTCATCGCCGTCCTGTCCAGCGACGACAGCGGTGGCTCGGCCAAGGGCAAGAAGTAG
- a CDS encoding long-chain fatty acid--CoA ligase has protein sequence MSDTQTLIENRPPSVAALFLERVTATPDAEAYRYPVPSSSGEGPDEWKSLSWAQAAERVFSVAAGLIELGVQPEQRVALASSTRVEWILADLGIMCAGAATTTIYPQTNADESAFILSDSESRILIAENAAQLAKAVEKRAELPDLTHVVVIDAAGVESSDWVLTLDELEKRGAAYLEKNPDLIKEKVGAITKDQLATLIYTSGTTGRPKGVRLPHDNWSYMAKATVGTGLISADDVQYLWLPLAHVFGKVLTSGQIEAGHVTAVDGRVDKIIENLPIVQPTYMAAVPRIFEKVYNGVAAKARAGGGAKYKIFQWAAEVSREYAKAAQDNFRRTGSASVPFGLGAKHKVADALVFAKIREAFGGNLRACVSGSAALAPEIGYFFAGAGIHILEGYGLTESSAASFVNPGEAYRTGTVGKPLPGTEVRIADDGEILLRGPGIMEGYHKLPEKTAEVLESDGWFHTGDIGELSPDGYLRITDRKKDLIKTSGGKYISPAEVEGQFKAVCPYVSNILVHGADRNFCTALIALDEPSILDWAKENGLEGKSYADVVAAPATVALVEGYVKELNEGLQRWQTIKKFRLLPRDLDVEHGEITPSLKLKRPVVEREYKHLIDEMYAGSREA, from the coding sequence GTGAGCGACACACAGACCCTGATCGAGAACCGTCCGCCGTCCGTGGCGGCCCTCTTCCTGGAGCGCGTGACGGCCACGCCGGACGCCGAGGCCTACCGCTACCCGGTGCCCTCGTCCTCCGGTGAGGGCCCGGACGAGTGGAAGTCGCTGAGCTGGGCGCAGGCGGCCGAGCGGGTCTTCTCCGTCGCAGCCGGTCTCATCGAGCTGGGCGTGCAGCCCGAGCAGCGCGTGGCGCTCGCCTCCTCCACGCGGGTCGAGTGGATCCTCGCGGACCTCGGCATCATGTGCGCGGGCGCGGCCACCACGACGATCTACCCGCAGACCAACGCCGACGAGTCCGCGTTCATCCTCTCCGACTCCGAGAGCCGGATCCTGATCGCCGAGAACGCTGCGCAGCTCGCCAAGGCGGTCGAGAAGCGCGCCGAGCTTCCCGACCTCACGCATGTCGTGGTCATCGACGCGGCCGGCGTCGAGAGCAGCGACTGGGTGCTCACCCTCGACGAGCTGGAGAAGCGCGGCGCCGCGTACCTGGAGAAGAACCCCGACCTGATCAAGGAGAAGGTCGGCGCGATCACCAAGGACCAGCTCGCCACGCTGATCTACACCTCCGGTACCACCGGCCGCCCCAAGGGTGTCCGCCTCCCGCACGACAACTGGTCCTACATGGCCAAGGCCACGGTCGGGACCGGGCTGATCAGCGCCGATGACGTGCAGTACCTGTGGCTGCCGCTGGCGCACGTGTTCGGCAAGGTGCTCACGTCCGGCCAGATCGAGGCCGGTCACGTCACCGCCGTGGACGGCCGCGTCGACAAGATCATCGAGAATCTGCCGATCGTGCAGCCGACGTACATGGCGGCCGTCCCGCGCATCTTCGAGAAGGTCTACAACGGGGTCGCGGCCAAGGCGCGGGCCGGCGGCGGCGCCAAGTACAAGATCTTCCAGTGGGCGGCCGAGGTCTCGCGCGAGTACGCGAAGGCGGCCCAGGACAACTTCCGCCGCACCGGCAGCGCCTCCGTCCCCTTCGGCCTCGGCGCCAAGCACAAGGTCGCCGACGCGCTGGTCTTCGCCAAGATCCGCGAGGCGTTCGGCGGCAACCTGCGCGCCTGTGTCTCCGGCTCCGCGGCGCTCGCGCCCGAGATCGGCTACTTCTTCGCCGGCGCCGGCATCCACATCCTGGAGGGGTACGGCCTCACGGAGTCCTCCGCCGCCTCCTTCGTGAACCCCGGCGAGGCGTACCGCACCGGCACCGTCGGCAAGCCGCTGCCCGGCACCGAGGTGCGCATCGCGGACGACGGCGAGATCCTGCTGCGCGGCCCCGGCATCATGGAGGGCTACCACAAGCTGCCCGAGAAGACCGCCGAGGTCCTTGAGTCCGACGGCTGGTTCCACACCGGCGACATCGGCGAGCTGTCCCCCGACGGCTACCTGCGGATCACCGACCGCAAGAAGGACCTCATCAAGACGTCCGGCGGCAAGTACATCTCGCCCGCCGAGGTCGAGGGCCAGTTCAAGGCCGTCTGCCCGTACGTCTCCAACATCCTGGTGCACGGCGCCGACCGGAACTTCTGCACCGCCCTCATCGCCCTGGACGAGCCGTCCATCCTGGACTGGGCGAAGGAGAACGGCCTGGAGGGCAAGTCGTACGCCGACGTCGTCGCCGCGCCCGCGACCGTCGCCCTCGTCGAGGGCTACGTCAAGGAGCTCAACGAGGGTCTGCAGCGCTGGCAGACCATCAAGAAGTTCCGCCTCCTGCCGCGCGACCTCGACGTCGAGCACGGCGAGATCACCCCGAGCCTGAAGCTGAAGCGCCCGGTCGTCGAGCGGGAGTACAAGCACCTGATCGACGAGATGTACGCGGGGTCGCGCGAGGCGTAA
- a CDS encoding two-component system response regulator, producing the protein MTTAEATTDERASILLVDDMEDNLIALEAVLGSLNEPLVRARSGEEAMKALLRQRFAVVLLDIRMPGMDGFETAANIKRLDQTKDVPIIFLTGTDADAGYAFRGYATGAADYLTKPFDPWVLRAKVTVFLDLHRKNQQLEKMLAREQEQFDELATRLKKIETHMAASSLQDVFELRHNVHEMEELLREMRRGRGL; encoded by the coding sequence ATGACAACAGCTGAGGCAACGACCGACGAGCGCGCCAGCATCCTCCTCGTCGACGACATGGAGGACAACCTGATCGCCCTGGAGGCCGTCCTGGGGTCCCTCAACGAGCCGCTGGTACGGGCCCGTTCGGGCGAGGAGGCGATGAAGGCCCTACTGAGGCAACGATTCGCCGTCGTCCTGCTCGACATCCGGATGCCGGGCATGGACGGGTTCGAGACCGCCGCGAACATCAAGCGGCTCGACCAGACCAAGGACGTCCCGATCATCTTCCTGACGGGCACCGACGCCGACGCGGGCTACGCCTTCCGCGGATACGCGACCGGCGCCGCCGACTATCTGACCAAGCCGTTCGACCCGTGGGTGCTGCGCGCGAAGGTGACCGTCTTCCTCGATCTGCACCGCAAGAACCAGCAGTTGGAGAAGATGCTCGCCCGCGAGCAGGAGCAGTTCGACGAACTCGCGACCCGCCTCAAGAAGATCGAGACCCACATGGCGGCCAGCAGCCTCCAGGACGTCTTCGAACTGCGCCACAACGTCCACGAGATGGAGGAGCTGCTGCGCGAGATGCGCAGGGGGCGGGGGCTGTAA
- a CDS encoding HAMP domain-containing protein, translating into MSENSAMRVLEDGQIRASDLRPLLAAMTAARDGDFSKVPETGHGLVADLGSAFNQIMDRNTHFNSEVQRVRRELVRHGRLDERLAASPGQGSWTSRVNDVNLLLDALVAPAANATRVLDAVAGGDLTQRVDLHDGNRQLRGDMRRLGRAVNKMVDQLSLFTGEVTRVAREVGTEGRLGGRAKVTGLSGSWRDVTEAVNTMASRLTAQVRDIALVTTAVARGDLTRTVTVEATGELLELKLTVNTMVDQLSAFADEVTRVAREVGTEGQLGGRAQVRGVSGVWKDLTDNVNFMASNLTSQVRNIAQVTTAVANGDLSQKITVDAQGEILELKSTINTMVDQLSAFADEVTRVAREVGTEGNLGGRAQVRGVSGVWKDLTDNVNFMADNLTSQVRNIALVSTAVAQGDLGKKITVEAKGEILELKSTINTMVDQLSAFADEVTRVAREVGTEGNLGGQAQVRGVSGVWKDLTDNVNFMALNLTSQVRNIAQVTTAVANGDLSKKITVDARGEILELKDTVNTMVEQLRAFADEVTRVAREVGTDGRLGGRAQVLGVSGVWADLTDNVNYMADNLTSQVRNIAQVATAVAQGDLSKKIDVDARGEILELKTTINTMVDTLSSFSSEVTRVAREVGSEGQLGGQARVEGVYGTWKRLTTNVNELALNLTTQVRAIAEVASAVAQGDMSRSITVETQGEVTELKDNINLMVANLRETTRAKDWLESNLARLAALMQGHRDLMEVADLILRELTPLVNAQYGAFFLADPDEDSLRAAIPAKGLAFIAGYGSAQGATVDTGGMPVHGLVRQAAREKKRILVDEAPPDYIKINSGLGEAAPASVVIIPILFEDKLLGVIELASFSRFSDVHLAFFDQFVNTIGVAINTIIANSRTESLLGESQRLAIQLQDRSDELQSQQAELQRSNAELEEKAALLATSSQYKSEFLANMSHELRTPLNSLLILARLLSDNPDGHLTDQEVQFATTIHRSGSDLLQLINDILDLSKIEAGRMDVRPKKLPLIKLLDYVHATFRPLTLDRGLAFEVTVGEDVPREMWSDEQRLQQILRNLLSNAIKFTASGRVELRVSRIKDPDHTFTRGDNDDVIAFEVSDTGIGIAPEKLPVIFEAFQQADGTTNRKYGGTGLGLSISREIAGLLGGRIVAESIPGRGSTFTLYVPVVSPGHAATGPVPEDRPLPGPGPEQLSTEPYTAHDTDDSWPTPTKLEAWKAGRAGQVLPGRRVLIVDDDIRNVFALTHVLGRVGMPVLYAENGREGIETLERNPDVELVLMDIMMPEMDGYETISAIRHTPRWTGLPIVALTAKAMPGDREKSIARGANDYVPKPVDVDQLLTVVCALLDPESPNGDEPVDHTAEAVTPGPGNSGEPTSPPTTE; encoded by the coding sequence ATGAGTGAGAACAGTGCTATGCGTGTGCTCGAAGACGGACAGATTCGGGCATCGGATCTCCGCCCGCTGCTCGCCGCGATGACAGCCGCGCGCGACGGCGACTTCAGCAAGGTGCCGGAGACGGGGCACGGCCTGGTGGCCGATCTCGGCTCGGCGTTCAACCAGATCATGGACCGCAACACCCACTTCAACTCCGAGGTGCAGCGCGTCCGCAGGGAGCTGGTGCGGCACGGGCGGCTGGACGAGCGGCTGGCGGCGAGCCCCGGGCAGGGCAGCTGGACGAGCCGGGTCAACGACGTGAACCTGCTGCTGGACGCCCTGGTGGCGCCCGCGGCGAACGCGACGCGCGTTCTGGACGCGGTGGCCGGCGGCGATCTGACCCAGCGGGTCGACCTGCACGACGGCAACCGGCAACTGCGCGGCGACATGCGCCGGCTGGGCCGGGCCGTCAACAAGATGGTCGATCAGTTGTCCCTCTTCACGGGCGAGGTGACGCGGGTCGCGCGCGAGGTCGGAACGGAGGGGCGGCTCGGCGGCCGGGCCAAGGTGACGGGCCTGTCGGGCAGTTGGCGGGATGTGACCGAAGCGGTCAACACGATGGCGTCCCGGCTGACGGCCCAGGTGCGGGACATCGCCCTGGTGACCACGGCGGTGGCGCGCGGCGACCTGACCCGTACGGTGACCGTCGAGGCGACGGGTGAGCTGCTCGAACTGAAGCTCACCGTGAACACGATGGTCGACCAGCTCTCCGCGTTCGCCGACGAGGTCACCCGGGTGGCCCGCGAGGTCGGCACGGAGGGGCAGCTGGGCGGGCGCGCGCAGGTGCGCGGGGTGTCCGGGGTCTGGAAGGACCTCACCGACAACGTCAACTTCATGGCGTCGAACCTGACGTCGCAGGTCCGCAACATCGCCCAGGTGACGACGGCCGTCGCCAACGGCGACCTCTCGCAGAAGATCACCGTCGACGCGCAGGGCGAGATCCTCGAACTGAAGTCGACCATCAACACCATGGTCGACCAGCTCTCCGCCTTCGCCGACGAGGTCACCCGCGTGGCCCGCGAGGTCGGCACCGAAGGAAACCTGGGTGGGCGCGCCCAGGTGCGCGGGGTGTCGGGTGTCTGGAAGGACCTCACCGACAACGTCAACTTCATGGCGGACAACCTGACGTCGCAGGTCCGCAATATCGCCCTCGTCTCCACGGCCGTGGCGCAGGGCGACCTCGGCAAGAAGATCACGGTCGAGGCGAAGGGCGAGATCCTGGAGCTGAAGTCGACCATCAACACCATGGTCGACCAGCTCTCCGCCTTCGCCGACGAGGTCACCCGCGTGGCCCGCGAGGTCGGCACCGAAGGAAACCTGGGTGGTCAGGCCCAGGTGCGGGGCGTGTCCGGCGTGTGGAAGGACCTCACCGACAACGTCAACTTCATGGCACTGAACCTGACTTCGCAGGTCCGCAACATCGCCCAGGTGACGACGGCCGTCGCCAACGGCGACCTGTCGAAGAAGATCACCGTCGACGCGCGCGGCGAGATCCTGGAGCTCAAGGACACCGTCAACACGATGGTGGAGCAACTGCGCGCCTTCGCCGACGAGGTGACCCGTGTGGCCCGCGAGGTCGGCACCGACGGGCGGCTGGGCGGCCGGGCCCAGGTGCTCGGTGTCTCGGGCGTCTGGGCGGACCTGACCGACAACGTCAACTACATGGCCGACAACCTGACTTCGCAGGTCCGCAACATCGCGCAGGTGGCCACCGCCGTCGCCCAGGGCGACCTCTCCAAGAAGATCGACGTGGACGCGCGCGGCGAGATCCTGGAGCTGAAGACCACCATCAACACGATGGTGGACACGCTGTCCTCGTTCTCGTCCGAGGTCACCCGGGTGGCCCGCGAGGTGGGCTCCGAGGGCCAACTCGGCGGCCAGGCGCGGGTCGAGGGCGTGTACGGCACCTGGAAGCGCCTGACGACGAACGTGAACGAGCTCGCGCTCAACCTCACCACCCAGGTCCGCGCGATCGCCGAGGTGGCCTCGGCGGTGGCCCAGGGCGACATGTCCCGCTCCATCACCGTGGAGACCCAGGGCGAGGTCACCGAGCTCAAGGACAACATCAACCTGATGGTGGCCAACCTCCGCGAGACCACCCGCGCCAAGGACTGGCTGGAGTCGAACCTGGCACGCCTGGCCGCGCTGATGCAGGGCCACCGCGACCTGATGGAGGTCGCCGACCTGATCCTGCGCGAGCTGACCCCGCTGGTGAACGCGCAGTACGGCGCCTTCTTCCTGGCCGACCCCGACGAGGACTCGCTGCGGGCCGCCATCCCCGCCAAGGGACTCGCCTTCATCGCCGGATACGGCTCCGCGCAGGGCGCGACCGTCGACACGGGCGGCATGCCGGTGCACGGGCTCGTACGGCAGGCGGCGCGCGAGAAGAAACGGATCCTGGTGGACGAGGCCCCGCCGGACTACATCAAGATCAACTCCGGTCTCGGTGAAGCCGCTCCCGCGAGCGTCGTCATCATCCCGATCCTCTTCGAGGACAAGCTGCTCGGCGTGATCGAGCTGGCGTCCTTCTCCCGCTTCTCCGACGTCCACCTGGCGTTCTTCGACCAGTTCGTGAACACCATCGGTGTCGCGATCAACACCATCATCGCCAACTCCCGTACGGAGTCGCTGCTCGGCGAGTCCCAGCGCCTCGCGATCCAGTTGCAGGACCGATCCGACGAACTCCAGTCACAGCAGGCCGAGTTGCAGCGCTCCAATGCCGAACTGGAGGAGAAGGCGGCCCTGTTGGCCACCAGCTCCCAGTACAAGTCGGAGTTCCTGGCGAACATGTCGCACGAGCTGCGCACGCCGCTCAACTCGCTGCTGATCCTGGCCCGGCTGCTCTCCGACAACCCGGACGGCCATCTCACCGATCAGGAAGTGCAGTTCGCGACCACGATCCACCGCTCCGGGTCCGATCTGCTCCAGCTGATCAACGACATCCTCGACCTGTCGAAGATCGAGGCCGGCCGGATGGACGTACGCCCGAAGAAGCTGCCGCTGATCAAGCTGCTCGACTACGTGCACGCCACGTTCCGTCCGCTCACGCTCGACCGGGGGCTCGCCTTCGAGGTGACGGTCGGCGAGGACGTACCGCGCGAGATGTGGTCGGACGAACAGCGGCTCCAGCAGATCCTGCGCAACCTGCTGTCCAACGCGATCAAGTTCACCGCGAGCGGGCGCGTCGAGCTGCGCGTCAGCCGCATCAAGGACCCCGATCACACCTTCACCCGCGGCGACAACGACGACGTGATCGCCTTCGAGGTCTCCGACACCGGCATCGGCATCGCCCCGGAGAAACTCCCGGTCATCTTCGAGGCGTTCCAGCAGGCCGACGGCACCACCAACCGCAAGTACGGCGGCACCGGCCTCGGCCTGTCCATCAGCAGGGAGATCGCGGGCCTGCTGGGCGGGCGCATCGTGGCCGAGAGCATCCCCGGCCGGGGGTCCACCTTCACGCTGTACGTCCCTGTCGTCAGCCCGGGACACGCGGCGACCGGCCCCGTACCGGAGGACCGCCCGCTGCCCGGGCCCGGACCCGAGCAGCTGTCCACCGAGCCGTACACCGCCCACGACACCGACGACTCCTGGCCGACGCCCACCAAGCTGGAGGCGTGGAAGGCGGGCCGGGCGGGCCAGGTGCTGCCCGGGCGGCGGGTGTTGATCGTGGACGACGACATCCGCAACGTCTTCGCGCTCACCCACGTCCTCGGCCGGGTCGGCATGCCCGTCCTGTACGCGGAGAACGGCCGCGAGGGCATCGAGACGCTGGAGCGCAACCCCGACGTCGAACTCGTCCTGATGGACATCATGATGCCGGAGATGGACGGCTACGAAACCATCTCCGCCATCCGCCACACCCCCCGCTGGACGGGGCTGCCGATCGTCGCGCTGACCGCGAAGGCGATGCCCGGGGACCGCGAGAAGTCCATCGCGCGGGGCGCCAACGACTACGTACCGAAGCCGGTGGACGTCGACCAGTTGCTCACTGTCGTCTGCGCCCTCCTCGACCCGGAAAGCCCGAACGGCGACGAGCCCGTCGACCACACCGCCGAGGCCGTGACACCGGGTCCGGGCAACTCAGGGGAGCCCACCAGCCCTCCGACGACCGAGTGA